The nucleotide window TTTTATTTATTCTTTAGCAGCATCCATTTTTGCTTTAATCTCTTTTGATTTATCATACATTTGTAATCTTACATAAATTTCTTTTAAACTTTGCATTGTGCTTAAATCTTTCTCATTAAGTTCATGAGCTTTTTCAAGATATGGTAAAGCAGATTTCATTTGTTCTTTAGCTTTTACTATTTCATCTTCATATTCTTTTTGTTTATTTTGTGGAATATCGTTGGCAACATTAAAATGTTGTACTGCCCTATTGTAATAAACTGCACCTATATTATATTGTGCATCAAAAAAGTCTTCTTCTAGTTCAATGGCAGCGGCATAACATTTTATAGCTTTATCATATTCTTCCATTCTATCATAAATTGTACCTTCAGCAAAATGAAATGAGTGATTTAAGGAGTCTTTTTCAATTGCAATTTTAAGATACCCTAATGCTTCTTCAGATTTATTAGTGGCAAGATAATAATTTATCAATTCAATTATCAATGAATTATTATCATCAGGATATGCATCAATACCATCTTTTATTTTTTCTATTGATGCAATAGTATCTCCCTGAGTTTTCAGTACATTTGAAAGGAATAAAAACACTTTTGAACCTTCATATTTCAAATCTATAGTTTCATTATAATATTTAATAGCTTTATCATAATTTTTGTTTCTATCAGCAGCTATTGCCGCATTAAATATTGCCATTGAATCAATTTCGTTAATATATTCGAGACTGTTTATCCTTATACTATTTTCAAAGTCATCTAATGCTTTACTATAATCGTTAGCATTAAAATCATTAATTCCTTTATTTAACAATTGAACTGATGCTATTTTTAATCTACCAATACAGTCTTTTTTATACTGTTCTTTTTCATCTAATTCAATTGCCTTAATATATGCATTAACAGCTTCAGTAAGCGGAGTTTCATGCAAATCTTGAAAATTTGTATCGGTACTTTGATATATAGCATGATAAACCTGCCCGCGATAATACCATGTTTTTGCTTTACCTATGGTTTTTTCGTGTTTTGATGCTTCATCAATTGCTTCTTTTGCCTTACCCAATTCATTATATTGTGGTTTAATATAATTATAAGCACTAACAACTTTTGATTGTTGTGCATTAATACTTAACATACTGATTATCAGTACTAAAAAAATTGCTGTCTTTTTCATATTTTAAAATTTTAAGTAAAATGTTTAATATTTAATATTCAAAAATAATTTTTTTTAATTTAATATCAAATTATTCAATATTTTCATTATCATTATTTTCGATTATTTTATTATTATTATCATTTTCATTATCGCTATTTTCGATTATTTCATCCTCATCTCCATTTGTTTCAACATAAGCAACTGCTGCTATTTCGTCATCATTTTTCAAATTTATCAACCTTACTCCTTGTGTTGCGCGTCCCATAAGTCTTAATGTGCTTACTTTAAGCCTTATTGTTATACCTGATTTATTTATTATCATCAGGTCATCAGAATCAATAACTCCTTTTATTGAAATCAGATTACCGGTTTTTTCAGTAACATTAATAGTTTTTACTCCTTTCCCACCCCTGTTTGTTATTCTGTAATTTTCAATTTTTGAACGTTTTCCATAACCTTTTTCTGAAACTACCAGAATATCTTCACTTTCATTTTCGACACAAATCATGCCAATAACTTCATCATTTTCAGAAAATGTAATTCCTTTTACTCCTGAAGCATTTCTGCCAACAGCTCTTACCTTGTTTTCAGGAAAACGAATGGCTTTACCTGATTTAACCGCTATAATTATTTCATGGTTTCCGTTTGTTAACTTTGCTTCAAGAAGTTGGTCGTTTTCTCTAATATTAACAGCAATAATTCCGTTTTGTCGTGGTCTTGAATATGCTTCGAGATAAGTTTTCTTTACTATTCCTTTTTTTGTACAAAGAACAATAAAATTATTATTTATATAATCAGAGTCGTTCAAATCTTTAACATTAATGAATGCTTTTACTTTATCATCAGGTTCAATATTCAGAAGATTTTGAATTGCCCGCCCTTTTGAAGTTTTACTTCCTTCAGGTATCTGATACACCTTGAGCCAGAAGCACTTACCATTTTCAGTAAAAAACAACATGGTATTATGCATGGTTGCTATAAAAAGGTATTCAATAAAATCTGCATCTCTTGTTGTACTGCCTTTTGAACCAATTCCTCCCCTTTGCTGAGTTTTATATTCGGTTAAAATAGTTCTTTTTATATATCCCATATGAGATATTGTAATAACTACTTCTTCATCGGCATAAAAATCTTCAGGATTAAACTCTTCAGCATTTGGAATAATTTCGGTTCTTCTTTCATCACCAAATTTATTTTTAACCTCTAATAATTCATCTTTGATTATATTCATCCTGAGCATTTCGTCAGATAGAATTTGTTTCAAATACTCAATCAATTTCATTAATTCCTCATACTCTTGCTTGATTTTTTCTCTTTCAAGTCCTGTAAGTTTTTGTAATCTTAAATCAAGGATAGATTTTGCCTGTATTTCAGTAAATTCAAAATTACTCATTAATTCGTTTTTAGCATCTTCGGGTGTTTTTGATGCTCTAATCAAAGAAATTATCTTATCAAGATTATCAAGTGCAATTAATAACCCTTCAAGAATATGAGCCCTTTTTTCAGCTTGTTCTAATTCATACTGCGTTCTTCTTACAACTATTTCATGGCGGTGTTTAACAAAGTATGAAATTAGTTCTTTTAAATTTAATGTTTTTGGTCTTCCATCAACAAGCGCTATGTTGTTTACATTAAAGGAAGTCTGAAGTTGTGTGTACTTAAATAAATTGTTTAAAACAACATTTGAAATTGCATCTTTTTTAATATCGTAAACAATTCGCATCCCATTCCTGTCAGATTCATCATTTACATTTGATATTCCTTCAATTTTTTTCTCATTAACAAGTTCAGCAGTTTTAATTATAAGTTCTGCTTTATTTACCATATATGGAATTTCAGTAACAATTATTTTTTCCCGTCCTAAAGGTGTTATTTCTATGTTTGTTTTTGCCCTTACAACTATTCTACCCCTTCCTGTTTCAAAAGCATCTTTAACTCCGTTATAGCCATATATAATACCTCCTGTTGGGAAATCAGGAGCTTTAATATATTCCATAAGTTCTT belongs to Bacteroidales bacterium and includes:
- the gyrA gene encoding DNA gyrase subunit A — protein: MGEGERIVKINIEEKMKSAYIDYSMSVIVSRALPDVRDGLKPVHRRVLFGMSELGLASGKQYKKSARIVGEVLGKYHPHGDTSVYFAMVRMAQEWSLRYPLVKGQGNFGSVDGDSPAAMRYTEAKLAKIAEEIMSDIDKNTVDFKLNFDDTLKEPTVLPTRIPNLLLNGASGIAVGMATNMPPHNLTEVIDAIIQYVDNNDISIEELMEYIKAPDFPTGGIIYGYNGVKDAFETGRGRIVVRAKTNIEITPLGREKIIVTEIPYMVNKAELIIKTAELVNEKKIEGISNVNDESDRNGMRIVYDIKKDAISNVVLNNLFKYTQLQTSFNVNNIALVDGRPKTLNLKELISYFVKHRHEIVVRRTQYELEQAEKRAHILEGLLIALDNLDKIISLIRASKTPEDAKNELMSNFEFTEIQAKSILDLRLQKLTGLEREKIKQEYEELMKLIEYLKQILSDEMLRMNIIKDELLEVKNKFGDERRTEIIPNAEEFNPEDFYADEEVVITISHMGYIKRTILTEYKTQQRGGIGSKGSTTRDADFIEYLFIATMHNTMLFFTENGKCFWLKVYQIPEGSKTSKGRAIQNLLNIEPDDKVKAFINVKDLNDSDYINNNFIVLCTKKGIVKKTYLEAYSRPRQNGIIAVNIRENDQLLEAKLTNGNHEIIIAVKSGKAIRFPENKVRAVGRNASGVKGITFSENDEVIGMICVENESEDILVVSEKGYGKRSKIENYRITNRGGKGVKTINVTEKTGNLISIKGVIDSDDLMIINKSGITIRLKVSTLRLMGRATQGVRLINLKNDDEIAAVAYVETNGDEDEIIENSDNENDNNNKIIENNDNENIE
- a CDS encoding tetratricopeptide repeat protein, with protein sequence MKKTAIFLVLIISMLSINAQQSKVVSAYNYIKPQYNELGKAKEAIDEASKHEKTIGKAKTWYYRGQVYHAIYQSTDTNFQDLHETPLTEAVNAYIKAIELDEKEQYKKDCIGRLKIASVQLLNKGINDFNANDYSKALDDFENSIRINSLEYINEIDSMAIFNAAIAADRNKNYDKAIKYYNETIDLKYEGSKVFLFLSNVLKTQGDTIASIEKIKDGIDAYPDDNNSLIIELINYYLATNKSEEALGYLKIAIEKDSLNHSFHFAEGTIYDRMEEYDKAIKCYAAAIELEEDFFDAQYNIGAVYYNRAVQHFNVANDIPQNKQKEYEDEIVKAKEQMKSALPYLEKAHELNEKDLSTMQSLKEIYVRLQMYDKSKEIKAKMDAAKE